One window from the genome of Musa acuminata AAA Group cultivar baxijiao chromosome BXJ1-4, Cavendish_Baxijiao_AAA, whole genome shotgun sequence encodes:
- the LOC135672310 gene encoding AP2/ERF and B3 domain-containing transcription factor RAV1-like, with protein sequence MATSSIEEACEETREWPPVASKSLQRVGSGGSEVIDPEGCVEAEFRKLPSSKYKGVVSQPNGRWGAQIYEKHQRIWLGTFNEEAQAARAYDVAVQRFRGRDAVTNFKPLNDADDEDAAELFFLDSHTKHEIVDMLRKRTYHNELQQSKRSIGVDNKKGIAGRSNAAVAGATDPLAGAQRQHLFDKAVTPSDVGKLNRLVIPKQNAEKYFPPQKTGGAASKGVLLSFEDGCGKEWRFRYSYWSSSHSYVLTRGWSRFVKEKRLEAGDVVTFQRSTGTDKQLFIDAKARSGVQVLRLFGVNIVRGPAAAIGEGGVDDNAVFCATGKKNRDHITELVSSQGMFKKQRTEAL encoded by the coding sequence ATGGCGACAAGCTCCATAGAAGAGGCCTGCGAGGAAACCAGGGAGTGGCCGCCGGTGGCTTCTAAGAGCTTGCAGCGAGTGGGGAGCGGGGGGAGCGAGGTCATCGACCCGGAGGGCTGCGTCGAGGCCGAGTTCCGAAAGCTGCCGTCGTCCAAGTATAAGGGCGTCGTCTCCCAGCCCAACGGCCGGTGGGGGGCGCAGATCTACGAGAAGCACCAGCGCATCTGGCTCGGCACCTTCAACGAGGAAGCCCAGGCCGCGCGCGCCTATGACGTCGCTGTGCAGCGGTTTCGCGGCCGCGACGCCGTCACCAACTTCAAACCGCTGAACGACGCCGACGACGAGGACGCGGCGGAGCTCTTCTTCCTCGATTCGCATACGAAACACGAGATCGTCGACATGCTTCGGAAGCGCACCTACCATAACGAGCTACAACAAAGCAAACGATCGATCGGTGTAGATAATAAGAAGGGGATTGCTGGTCGCAGCAACGCGGCCGTGGCAGGCGCCACGGACCCGCTTGCTGGGGCACAGAGGCAACATCTCTTCGACAAGGCCGTGACGCCGAGCGACGTCGGAAAGCTCAACCGGCTAGTGATCCCGAAGCAGAACGCCGAGAAGTACTTTCCGCCGCAGAAGACAGGCGGCGCCGCCAGCAAGGGCGTGCTGCTCAGCTTCGAGGACGGCTGCGGCAAGGAGTGGCGCTTCCGGTACTCGTACTGGAGCAGCAGTCATAGCTACGTGCTAACGAGAGGTTGGAGCCGGTTTGTCAAGGAGAAGCGTCTCGAGGCCGGCGACGTCGTCACCTTCCAGCGGTCGACCGGCACCGACAAGCAGCTGTTCATCGACGCCAAGGCACGATCCGGCGTTCAGGTTCTTAGGCTCTTCGGCGTCAACATCGTCAGAGGCCCGGCGGCGGCCATCGGCGAGGGCGGAGTGGATGATAATGCTGTCTTTTGCGCAACGGGGAAGAAGAACAGAGATCATATTACGGAGTTGGTATCATCACAAGGGATGTTTAAGAAGCAACGCACAGAAGCTTTGTAA